The proteins below come from a single Saimiri boliviensis isolate mSaiBol1 chromosome 16, mSaiBol1.pri, whole genome shotgun sequence genomic window:
- the LOC141581532 gene encoding uncharacterized protein LOC141581532, whose translation MTAPASSQPRAPGFSSWPFSWPGASKVAVATVWSLSRLPSAQQSSPDRRDGSGGSERPRPLPRGGSGTVGCGRRLCSAASVAAHSAPLRRAGIRSPGAPCCLPLLLCCRPVGSFSKQDARSILLPRVYGFPGAQNFASVPTSISRPLSPSPRDSSTPWARARAHTHTLTFAGARAHARAPPAAESPAPLSRSPLSQAPLLTQASSRHGASSVCCSGGGGGGGNGDCSPAPSPSSVPGTESGRSKEGGRRAPGPAASLGRPGSEPGSSGLAHARAPGSRLGEEWARGEGSGARGEAGKEGCVDAWGLRCSPHTLPRCALAQAPSLLRARGCPAPQTAVVRSPRRPPASVGSGLRARARQSPPLHLGQRTPRLSPPAGVVPGNRSCPRSAPAALFFAGCHPPALHPFSSIGGGLRSAAGRKLSSPPGLRWVLLLLFVTAPSPGELGHLGQVLLGGSAPSQAPREAKEALGLPDPAAAKVQSSRLVPWTPVASPPLRTRHVRASHGRGPSQTTPRPPPARPQPPHRLDTRCSRVLIG comes from the exons ATGACCGCTCCGGCCAGTAGTCAGCCACGTGCGCCCGGGTTCTCCTCTTGGCCCTTCAGCTGGCCCGGAGCCTCCAAGGTCGCCGTAGCAACCGTGTGGTCCCTCTCTCGGTTACCCAGCGCCCAGCAGAGCAGTCCCGACCGCCGCGACGGCTCCGGAGGGAGCGAGCGACCTCGGCCCCTCCCGAGAGGGGGCAGCGGGACCGTGGGCTGCGGGCGCCGCCTCTGCTCTGCTGCATCGGTGGCTGCGCACTCCGCTCCGCTCCGCCGGGCTGGGATCCGGAGCCCGGGCGCGCCTTGctgccttccccttctcctctgcTGCCGCCCCGTGGGCAGCTTTTCCAAGCAAGACGCGCGTTCGATCCTCCTTCCCCGCGTTTACGGATTTCCGGGAGCGCAGAATTTTGCCTCGGTCCCTACGAGCATCTCTCggcctctctccccctcccctcgcGACTCCTCCACCCCGtgggcgcgcgcgcgcgcacacacacacacactcacatttgCAGGCGCGCGTGCGCACGCCCGCGCGCCTCCAGCCGCGGAGTCTCCAGCGCCCCTCAGCAGATCCCCGCTCTCCCAGGCGCCGCTACTCACACAGGCTTCCAGCCGCCACGGGGCGTCCTCTGTCTgctgcagcggcggcggcggcggcggagggaACGGCGACTGCAGCCCGGCCCCATCTCCCAGCTCCGTGCCCGGGACAGAGTCCGGGAGAAGCAAAGAAGGAGGACGCCGAG CTCCGGGGCCCGCAGCATCCCTCGGGCGTCCGGGCTCCGAGCCGGGGTCTTCTGGTCTCGCCCACGCCAGGGCACCTGGATCTAGACTGGGAGAGGAGTGGGCgaggggggaggggagtggagctAGAGGTGAGGCTGGTAAGGAGGGGTGCGTGGACGCGTGGGGGCTTCGGTGCAGCCCCCACACTCTTCCCCGCTGTGCCCTGGCTCAAGCTCCGTCACTTTTACGAGCCCGGGGGTGCCCCGCGCCCCAGACAGCTGTTGTTCGCTCTCCCCGCCGTCCGCCAGCCAGTGTCGGCTCCGGGCTCCGCGCCCGCGCGCGCCAGTCACCTCCCCTGCACCTTGGACAGCGCACCCCGCGCCTGTCGCCCCCGGCGGGCGTCGTCCCCGGGAACCGGTCCTGTCCGCGCAGTGCTCCCGCTGCCCTCTTCTTTGCAGGTTGTCACCCTCCCGCCCTGCATCCCTTCTCCTCCATTGGTGGCGGACTCCGCTCTGCTGCGGGCCGGAAACTTTCCTCCCCGCCTGGTCTGCGCTGGGTACTACTGTTGTTATTTGTGACTGCCCCCTCTCCCGGGGAGCTCGGACACCTTGGACAGGTCTTACTCGGCGGAAGCGCGCCCAGCCAGGCCCCGCGCGAGGCAAAGGAGGCACTGGGGCTGCCGGACCCGGCCGCTGCTAAGGTGCAGAGCTCGCGCCTCGTCCCCTGGACGCCGGTAGCCTCCCCGCCTCTCCGGACCCGACACGTGCGCGCCTCCCACGGACGCGGCCCCTCCCAAACCACCCCACGTCCTCCCCCTGCACGGCCACAGCCACCCCATAGGTTGGACACCCGGTGCTCTCGGGTCCTGATTGGCTGA